GCCTTTGCCCGTCTTAtgctaaaagaaaatatttaaatttttatctttccCTAATTTTGGATTGAAGCatgcaaattttattaattttgtataattttcatATCACAATAGTCACCAGGTTTATTAGTTCTTTCTGATTCTTGTGACTAATTTTTAAACCTCTTTCTAGAGGTTTTAGTGGAAGCCTTCTATCTCTAAATGGATTGCCTTGTCAACATTCCGGTTTAGTTGTTAATCATGTTATTCTTATTTCTCCAGATCTCGGATATAGAAAATCTTGTGGTGGCACCCATATCCAAAGCATCTGCTAGACAAAGGGCTGGTCGAGCTGGTAGACTTAGACCTGGGATGTGTTACAGGTGTTTAATCATCTcaagaagttaaaaaaaaaaaaaatctttccgATGTTTAAATCTTATTGTCTAAGACTGAATTCTTTTGATTGCTGCCATCAGATTGTATACAGAAGAGTATTTTCTCAATGAAATGTCTGTTCAAGGAATTCCTGAGATCCAAAGGTCAAATCTTGTTTCTTGTGTGATTCAGGTATTTAGATTTGTTGCTGATTTCTCTGGATATCATCTGGTCTATATCATATTTTGACAAACTTAAGGGTGTGAGCTGCTGGGCTCCAACTTTCCCTGTATATGGTGCTAAAGTGCATAtgtaaactttaattttggtcCCTTCATGTCTTATGTGGAAAACTGACTtcggtttaattttttatagtatatAATGATATATACTATAGTGTTTTAGGTGCCAATCTCTGTATTCTGATGTTGCAGTTAAAAGCATTAGGCATTGATAACATTCTGGGCTTCAACTGGCCGGCATCTCCATCCCCTGAATCAATGATCCGAGCACTTGAAGTACTTTTTTCACTTGGAGTCCTTGATGATGATGCCAAACTCACTTCACCAGTTGGTTTTCAAGTTGCTGAAATTCCACTGGTAAATACACTTATACTGTTTCACCTAAGACTTTTGTTCATtcttttttgatgttttatttccaTAGTGTCTTCCACACTTTTACTGCAAGGCGAGAGATGCaatctaaaaaaagaaaaaaaagaaaaaaagagactTTGCCTCTTGTTTCTCTTAGTCAATATTACTTTTGATGTCtgtttctgttttctttttgtctgTTATATTTCTTAGGTGTATTCTTCActattatatgttttgcaggaaCCAATGATCGCAAAAATGATTTTATCTTCAAATGAGCTTGGGTGTTCTGATGAAATCATAACTATTGCTGCTGTTCTCTCTATCCAGGTAAGCTACTGCTTGCGCTTTTCTGTCTGTTACACtattcaaatgtttttttttttttgcagttcCCTCTGTTGTACAGACCAATTCATTCTTTTCCCTTCTGCTTTGCAGTCTATCTGGTTTTCTGCTCGGGGAGCACAAAAGGAACTGGATGAAGCCAAATTGAGATTTGCTGCTGCTGAGGTATTATAACTAGCTTTGCTGGATTTCTTTCTTGATCACTTTCCCGATTTGTATTATTGTAATAACAACGTAATTAGCTACCTGCACCTGTcttatatcatttttttttttgcagggtGACCATGTTACTTTCCTGAATATTTACAAAGGGTTTCTCCAGTCTGGCAGATCTTCAAAGTGGTGTCACAAGAACTTCATAAACTACCATGCCATGGTGTGTATTTTTATTTGGGCATTTTTGAGAATTTAAGATACTGTCCAGTTTCACTACTGTCTTTAAGTACAAGAATATTGTATGTAAAGGCTTTACTTCTTTAAGATATTTTTTTCGGCATTTCTTAAATGTTTTTTATctatgttaatatattttagttattttacagAAAAAGGTAATGGAAATTCGGGAACAACTCAAAAGAATAGCACTGAGGTTGGGCATAGTCTTGAAATCTTGTGAAACAGATATGCAGGTAAATTCACACTTTGATTTAATCTTACAaagaaattaggaaaaagagAGGTATTGTTATTTGCTTCCACTGATAACATTGggaaaaaaaactttggatTGCCATGTGCTAGATATAAAGAACTTGTTTTTTCTATGAGCACTATCTagtctttaaataaaaaatccaatGGCTCAAATAATCTTTTATCATATGTTTTTGAACAAGAAAAATGATGCTCTGCTATGTACCTGTTGCAGTTGGTGAGAAAGGCAGTCACTGCTGGTTTTTTTGCTAATGCATGCCGTTTAGAGGTAATTTTTATCTTTAGATGAATGGTTACTTTTGTTAAATATCTTTTTTACCTATTAGAATTTAGACACGAAACTTGGGATATTATTTCTTGTAGAAACTTGTGTAATCTGAATTGTTGTATCCTACAACTTAAACTgttattttaatcaagtttTGTTGCCTATCTTGTCAAAGGCCTACAGTCATGGTGGGATGTACAAGACTATTAGAGGTTCCCAAGAAGTTTATATTCATCCATCATCTGTGTTATTCAGGTTGGTACCGAGACTGGATTTAGTATATATCAATgcttgtattttaatatttgattatgcTAGAAGCTCTTTGATGTTGTATTTGGCTAGAAACTTTTGGGTCATTTAGACTAACAAAATGTGCAATTTTTTACTGCACTATATTTGTAAGTCAAGCTAGCTAGGTTGTGAGCTTCTCTAAAGGCCTTTTATCTTGTTTCAAGGATTGAATTGTTTTTGCTGCAAATATTTATGTTACAATAAACTTCTTTGTTTTGTATTCTATTAACCTGCAGAGTAAATCCAAAGTGTGTTATATACCATTCTCTTGTCTCCACCGACCGGCAATACATGCGCAACGTCATCTCCATAGATCCTTCTTGGTTAACTGAGGTTGCACCGCATTTTTATCAGCAGCAACGGCACAATCCTACTATCCACTGACTGCCAGGACAAGTTGCTCAATGAAGGTAGGGAGTCAATATAATAGGAACCCTTTTTTCCCGTTGAAGACTCAGAAATCCGTCTTGAGTGGGTAAAGTATTATGGTTGTAGACAAAGAAAGAAAACGAGAATACTTTGTATACATTTTGATCATTGACTTCACATCTCCTACTATGTGGTTATATGTATGTGTTATGTTCATTTAGTTCTTTCAATCCTCTTATTGGATGGATAAATTATCTTAATGAAGTTTAGTTTTCTGAATTTTCCTGTGTACGGAGGCATTGGAATTCAGATGCCTTGTTCTTGAAGAAAACTCCCTTGAGAAGAGTTTCAGATGTCAACGCCTCCATCCGCTAAATAAGGCACCTTGTTCATTCAACGTAGCATGCtaatctatatttatttttaaatcctaACCTAAATAACTCAAGCAAGTTGCTGTTAAAATTGATTCACACTAGTTTTTCACTGGATGAAATCAATCCTGTTACGTACAATACACGGTACAGTTTGTATATTTATCAATGGTTCGTAAACAAGAAGGTACCAGTGTGCTTTGAACCTGGGCCCCTACGGCCTTAAATTGACTCGATTTTCAAGAATCATTTGCTTTCATTCGACCTGGTTTTCAAGAACCAGTGGAGAAAAGCTCGTTTGTATTTTCTTCAGCAACAGGGATTCTTCATGACAAAATTACAGTTCACGGTAGCCATTCTTTTACTGTTCTTAACCATCGGTGATGGAAGCAGTCGTTCAATTAAAGAGAAATCCGGTCTTGTCTCAGATGGCATGGATCAAACACCAAACTCTCCTCTTTTCGGACTTCATCTTCCAATGATGATGGTGACCCGTGAGCCTATTGCTTCTTACCTTGCACAACAAAACTATGGGGGCAGCTATTCCTTTTGGTGGTTTATGGGTTATTTTTCATATCTCAGCAGGCTACAGTGTGAAAACTGGTATCGAAACCAAGTACAGTGCAACAATCATGCTCTTCTCCATGGTTCTTCAGCTTGCAAAGATTCTAAGTTCAGCCACTGCAACActagtaattgtcctagtttctCTTATCACCGCGCTTGCTTTGCTAATAAGTTACTGCACTTATATAAGGTACATAAGATTTATATATAAGGTGCAATACCATATCAGAACTTCCAAAATGATTAAACTGTTGGTGTGCTGGTATTTGAGCCATGGATATAGAACATGAGACTTGAATATTTGATACGTGTCGTAAATATGTAGAAAAGAACTTGTTAGCTACACTTGTTTCCCTAATGAAATTGTAGAAAAACTTTAAATCAaacatttgaataaaaattttaaagaaaaaaattcaacttttagagaaataaatttaaaattccgAAGAATGTAAGAATTGGGAgcatagttaaaattttttattgtttgtgttcAAAAATCAATATTGTCAAATGAAAGTATgtaatcaaaattatttactctaataatttgttttaatacatatatttcacaagctttttaaaaaattatttaaaaatttggtaGATCTATATGTCAACTTTTttggtataaaattattaaaaataatatcaaaattaaaaattgtgaaaaaattatgtaatgaatataattattaaaattttatataaaaatcaaatcaacctTTGATTGAAAGAGTACagctaaatatttaaaattaattatgtcatcatggttaaagtataaaaacctctgtaataatataatttatttttatatagaaaagtattataataatattttaaccaaattgatgtttggttaaattataataCCAACTCGTGacttaaatgtataaataaaataaaaaaggtataaCTTTTAAACTTTGCTTAAGAAATTAACTGAATAATTTCATTGTATGTTTTAGTGCattcgaacccacgtcctcttgTATTGGCAATAATGCCCATGCCAATCGGACTAAAATCGACAAccgagttatatatttttaaaaaataaaaattaatttcaaaatatatgataattattttaacgtcacttgtttaaaattgaaatattttatcaCCAATGTATAAAAACGAACACAGAAATCAACACATTAAAAGCCAACATCTATATCTATTATCCAAAAAACATAAACATGCTGctgagaaaatttaaaaagaaaaaaagtctAGTACATGAGATATCtgtatctatatctatatatctaAATTCTTTGGGGACTACATTTCCCTAATGAAAGAGACACCACTTTAAAGCTTTAAGTTAAGATCAATAAAATCTCCTGTTTTTTCAGTACAACAATTTCCAGTTTTCAGACAAAGTGTGGCTTCAGCTGAAGTACTACCCCTTTGCACCTCTTCAGCTGGTTGTAATAAGAAGCTAAAGAAACTCTTGTTATGCACGGGTAATACCTCAGATTCTGATGACGATTTTTGCAGTAAACACCCTTCATTGTTTTCCTTCAttagaaaaacaaaagtaaaccACGATGGAATTCATGCAAGAAAAACACACAGTTTTGAAACCAGGGACAAGACAAAATTACTTGGAAAGGGAATTGTTTGATGAATTTGGGTAAGTCTGGTTGGCAATTTTGAGTTGTTGACGGCAAAGTAGTTGTTGGAGAGGTTAATAATGTGATGAAGGGACGACTTCCATTACCATTGCCATTTCCATTGCCACTAGGGTTATCATTAACACATGTTTTCAGTTTCAGCTCCAAAGGGTTTGTCGGCATTGGGTCTCTGATAATGGCAAAAAGtccagaaaaataaaatataagccaatattttcttaaaatcacGAGGCTAACCATGTATTTATTAGGCTAATTAATTACCCGGATATTCCAAGGCTAAAGACACCATTGTTGGTAGACGAAGATGAAGGATCAAGCCTGGAGACTTGAGGGCGGATAGGTTGTTGAAAGGACATGCGAGACGGAGCTGCCGCCGGCCAGTTCTCGACTGGGACATTAGGCCTTGACCGCTTGGCACTCATCATCTgattcaaaataagaaaaactagACATTGTTACACTGCACTAGACTATAAATTCTATTGTTTCATCACCTgtgtcaaatatatatatttagaatatgGTTAAATATTGGTTTTAATTGTATCATCTTTACTTACATTTTTTGAAGCAAACATTAAAGACGAAATCCACAGCAAAAACTACGTGAGCATGCAAaagaaagatatatatatatttatataagtaGATATTTAAcaagaattaaaaaaaggaaagaaatccATATAGTAGATTTATGGTTTATTAAATAATGGAGAActaattatatgtataattaagaCAAGTTTACACTTACCTTGTCTTCCTCAGGCAAAAGTGTTGATATGTAACAAGGTTTTTGGTTTGAAGGGGGCTCTACATGATGATATACCCCTGTAGATGATGGGGTTGTTGATGAAGACGATAATGTTGATAACGGGAGAAGATCCATCTGTGTTTGAATTCAAGCATGTCAATGGTTCAAAAAAGactacaaatataaatatataatcacGAATTTAATAAGAACATACCATTGAAAGATGGTTCCTTTGCAACATCGTATGACCGGATCCGTTTGAAAGAGGCATAGGGAATGAAAAATCAGCAGCCATTTTAGGAGCTGGTTCCTCAGATGAGCCCCAAGAAATCGGCAACAAGGTTTGTTCAGGCAAATATACGCCTGATCCGTTAATATAGACTCCTTTACCAGGACCATTATTACCACCTACATTTCCACATGATCTTAACTGTGAACTACCACTGCAATTACCATGAAGGGCAGCCATTGAAGGTGGTGGTGAActtggatgatgatgatggtgatgattaTCAGCGAGAAAAGAAGCACTTCTTGGCAAAGAAGGGTAAAAATTGGGAAGTGAAGGaactaaagatgatgatgtaTGACCATCTTTTTGCTCTTGTTCACGCAATATCTTCTCAAGTTCAGCAACTCCAGGTCCTCTTTTAGGGATCCTTTGTTTCTTTGCCTTCCTTAAAATAGAGCTTTCATAGTCACCCCCACCACTGCCATTAGCCATGTCTCGAACACCAACGATGTTGCTTGTGTTGTTGCTGCTCATCTATttctcgtttttctttttttaatcaaacaaccaaaattgattttttctttcaagATCAGAAATCtaaaaaggagaaaaacaaaatcattcaaataaaacGGGATGTAAGGAAATGAAATCTCAAAAGGTGGAGTTGAAACAGCCTACCTATGCGTAATGAAGAAGTGGCATTAAGGAAAGTCCGCCCATGTTTTAAGCAGATAATAGATCTTAGAaagagaaaaaccaaaaaaacaatACCATGTTATAAAAGACAGGCAAACAGGAGAAACTTAGTTCGATTTTCCGAGattttatgagaaaaaaaatgttttgtttgTAAGAAAAAGTTGAGAAACCTAGCAATCAtcgaaagttttttttttttttgggggggggggtggGTTTGGGGTTTTGTTcctgaatttaataatttggtTTCTTCTTTGTCACTTGtcaatatataatatgaacatGAAACTGTCCTTGTTGTTGATGAATGTCCATGCCTTATGTGTCTCAAAATCTCTGAAAATCTTTACCATTTTTATGTGCAGTTGTTGGGGAGTTTTTAAATGCCACTGTCCATTTAGAGTAACTATTTGCATGGAATTTAAAGAGTTTGTTATGGGCCCCACTCTATAACATTAAGACATTGGCTGCTTCGTATTGGTACTTTTGGAATTATTACCTCTACGCGGTAGTTTAACCATATAAAAACAGTtgtggcggtgagattaaattttataatttaagatgaaaaataagctaaacgcaccgtaTTGTACCTCACCGTTC
This genomic window from Gossypium raimondii isolate GPD5lz chromosome 10, ASM2569854v1, whole genome shotgun sequence contains:
- the LOC105778686 gene encoding uncharacterized protein LOC105778686, which gives rise to MSSNNTSNIVGVRDMANGSGGGDYESSILRKAKKQRIPKRGPGVAELEKILREQEQKDGHTSSSLVPSLPNFYPSLPRSASFLADNHHHHHHPSSPPPSMAALHGNCSGSSQLRSCGNVGGNNGPGKGVYINGSGVYLPEQTLLPISWGSSEEPAPKMAADFSFPMPLSNGSGHTMLQRNHLSMMDLLPLSTLSSSSTTPSSTGVYHHVEPPSNQKPCYISTLLPEEDKMMSAKRSRPNVPVENWPAAAPSRMSFQQPIRPQVSRLDPSSSSTNNGVFSLGISGDPMPTNPLELKLKTCVNDNPSGNGNGNGNGSRPFITLLTSPTTTLPSTTQNCQPDLPKFIKQFPFQENNEGCLLQKSSSESEVLPVHNKSFFSFLLQPAEEVQRGSTSAEATLCLKTGNCCTEKTGDFIDLNLKL
- the LOC105777898 gene encoding probable pre-mRNA-splicing factor ATP-dependent RNA helicase DEAH9 isoform X3, coding for MQDLTRIKFLTDGVLLREMMDDPLLTKYSVIMVDEAHERSISTDIVLGLLKKIQKRRPELRLIISSATIEAKSMSNFFLSSKRRQALECEELRPRLEPAILSVEVFSLGRGFNVQIHYVEDPVRDYIQAAVSTVLLINDKEPPGDILVFLTGQDDIDAAIKLLTEEARSNGKNSSGLIILPLYSGLTRAEQDLIFSPTPKGKRKVVISTNIAETSLTLEGIVYVVDSGFSKQRFYNPISDIENLVVAPISKASARQRAGRAGRLRPGMCYRLYTEEYFLNEMSVQGIPEIQRSNLVSCVIQLKALGIDNILGFNWPASPSPESMIRALEVLFSLGVLDDDAKLTSPVGFQVAEIPLEPMIAKMILSSNELGCSDEIITIAAVLSIQSIWFSARGAQKELDEAKLRFAAAEGDHVTFLNIYKGFLQSGRSSKWCHKNFINYHAMKKVMEIREQLKRIALRLGIVLKSCETDMQLVRKAVTAGFFANACRLEAYSHGGMYKTIRGSQEVYIHPSSVLFRVNPKCVIYHSLVSTDRQYMRNVISIDPSWLTEVAPHFYQQQRHNPTIH